In Halostagnicola larsenii XH-48, the sequence CGAGACGCTCGAAGGAGAACCACACGCGCGAGTATTCGAGAACGAGCCGCGAACGGTTCGACTGACGCTGGACGAAGGCGAACGGCTTCCGGCACATACCCATCCCGATCGCCAGGTCGTCTTCCATCTGCTCGAGGGACGGATGGCCGTCACGGTCGGCGAGGACCGCCACGAACTACGCGCGGGTGAACTACTCCGGTTCGACGGGGAGCAAGACGTTTCGCCGAAAGCGCTCGAGAAGAGTGTCGCAATCGTCGTGCTCGCCCAGCACGCAAACGGCTAGTCTCGGACACGGTTCACGATTTCATCGCTACTCGAGGGCCGGTGTGAGCCATCGCGATTTTGGGCCGGCAACTGCGGACCTCCACCGGATCGGGAGCGTCCACGGTTACCCTATCAACCAGCCCGATTCAATCCG encodes:
- a CDS encoding cupin domain-containing protein — translated: MSDRTNRSPTPTECATLETLEGEPHARVFENEPRTVRLTLDEGERLPAHTHPDRQVVFHLLEGRMAVTVGEDRHELRAGELLRFDGEQDVSPKALEKSVAIVVLAQHANG